A single region of the Salicibibacter cibi genome encodes:
- a CDS encoding M20 metallopeptidase family protein yields the protein MTVTDIEKLEALFSDIVQWRRYLHTYPELSFHEVETPVFIAEKLETLGLDVKRNVGGRGVVAYLRGENPGPTIALRADFDALPIEEENDVSYKSQNPGVMHACGHDGHTAALLGVASVLAEKNPEINGTIVFLFQHAEEQPPGGAREMINDNCLDGVDAVFGAHVASDIPLGQVNVTSGPIMAAVDAFTIHVQGTGGHGARPHHTKDAVVAGTQLVTELQQIVARRVDPMDTAVVTVGVFQAGTAFNVIADSAHIEGTVRTFNQETREQIEEELRSIVKGVETSTHVNCTVDYLNGYPPLVNHEQETGMLGEVVEEALGEEALISRPAHLGGEDFAFYLQERPGVFFHVGARTNDESTHYPHHHPRFNFDEEGLLNIGKLFLGIVEKYNRDGDSESSFPKFP from the coding sequence ATGACCGTAACCGACATTGAAAAACTGGAAGCTTTATTTTCAGATATTGTGCAGTGGAGACGCTATTTGCACACCTATCCGGAGTTATCGTTTCACGAAGTAGAGACACCGGTGTTTATCGCTGAGAAACTGGAGACGTTAGGGTTGGACGTGAAACGAAACGTCGGTGGCCGTGGCGTGGTGGCTTACTTACGTGGTGAAAACCCGGGTCCGACGATTGCCCTTCGCGCAGACTTTGACGCGCTGCCGATTGAAGAGGAAAACGATGTCAGCTATAAGTCGCAAAACCCCGGCGTTATGCATGCGTGCGGCCATGATGGCCATACGGCGGCACTGCTCGGCGTGGCAAGTGTTTTGGCGGAAAAAAACCCGGAAATAAATGGGACGATCGTGTTTCTTTTTCAGCATGCGGAAGAACAGCCGCCGGGTGGGGCGCGTGAAATGATTAATGATAACTGCCTTGACGGGGTAGATGCTGTCTTTGGCGCCCATGTTGCTTCCGACATTCCTCTTGGGCAAGTCAACGTCACGAGCGGGCCGATCATGGCGGCGGTAGATGCATTTACCATTCATGTTCAGGGTACAGGCGGTCACGGTGCGCGACCGCATCATACGAAAGATGCTGTGGTCGCGGGGACGCAGCTTGTCACTGAACTCCAGCAAATCGTCGCCCGGCGTGTAGATCCGATGGATACAGCGGTCGTAACCGTTGGTGTTTTTCAAGCGGGAACGGCGTTTAACGTCATTGCAGATTCGGCGCATATCGAGGGAACCGTGCGGACGTTCAACCAAGAAACACGTGAGCAAATCGAGGAGGAACTCCGTTCGATCGTAAAGGGTGTGGAAACATCGACGCATGTAAACTGTACGGTGGATTATTTGAATGGCTATCCGCCGCTTGTGAATCATGAGCAGGAAACGGGCATGCTTGGCGAAGTGGTGGAAGAGGCGCTTGGCGAAGAAGCCCTGATTTCCAGGCCTGCTCATCTCGGCGGCGAAGACTTCGCTTTTTATTTGCAAGAACGACCGGGGGTGTTTTTCCACGTAGGGGCGCGAACGAACGATGAAAGCACTCATTATCCCCACCATCACCCGCGCTTTAATTTTGATGAAGAAGGGTTGCTGAATATTGGAAAGCTGTTTTTGGGGATTGTGGAGAAGTATAATAGAGATGGAGATAGTGAGTCGTCATTTCCGAAGTTTCCCTGA
- a CDS encoding NifU N-terminal domain-containing protein — protein sequence MNVQAEPTPNPNAMKFTADQTIFEQSTSLKKGEETEHPFAKKLLVIEGVDNIFGINDFVTVNKTDDANWDDLLPEIEKAFED from the coding sequence ATGAATGTACAAGCCGAACCAACCCCGAATCCGAATGCGATGAAGTTTACTGCTGACCAAACGATTTTTGAACAGAGCACATCACTGAAAAAAGGGGAAGAAACGGAGCATCCGTTCGCAAAAAAATTGCTCGTTATCGAAGGTGTCGACAACATTTTCGGCATCAATGATTTCGTTACCGTCAATAAAACCGATGATGCCAACTGGGATGATTTGTTGCCCGAAATTGAAAAAGCATTCGAAGACTAA
- a CDS encoding beta-class carbonic anhydrase, whose protein sequence is MYLDTILDYNQQFVGSNQHEPYKTSKLPNHKCVVLTCMDTRLVELLPAAMNIKNGDVKMIKNAGGMITSPYGSGVRSLLIAIHVLQAEEVLIIGHKDCGMQQLDPSFVMKQMKAKGITEEEIQSVTDDGIDVEEWLAGFETVEEAVTNSVDILRTHPLFPTAIPVHGLVIHPESGELSIVTRGYRQ, encoded by the coding sequence ATGTACCTAGACACTATTCTTGATTACAATCAGCAATTTGTCGGTTCAAATCAACACGAACCTTATAAAACAAGCAAACTGCCAAACCATAAATGTGTGGTATTGACGTGCATGGATACACGACTGGTTGAATTATTGCCGGCAGCCATGAACATCAAAAATGGCGATGTGAAAATGATCAAAAATGCCGGAGGAATGATTACAAGCCCTTATGGCAGTGGCGTTCGCAGCCTACTTATCGCGATTCATGTCTTACAGGCGGAGGAAGTGCTGATCATTGGGCATAAAGATTGCGGGATGCAACAACTTGATCCTTCATTCGTGATGAAACAAATGAAAGCAAAAGGGATTACAGAAGAAGAAATTCAATCCGTTACAGACGATGGCATAGATGTAGAAGAATGGCTGGCGGGTTTTGAAACAGTGGAAGAAGCAGTAACAAACAGTGTGGATATTCTCAGAACGCATCCTTTATTTCCGACAGCGATCCCGGTGCACGGCCTCGTCATTCATCCGGAAAGCGGGGAGCTTTCCATCGTAACGCGCGGATACAGGCAATGA
- a CDS encoding MBL fold metallo-hydrolase, with protein MKIEKRNHTVYPIIVPVNYNLKSINFYLYQSDNTLTLIDAGLNNEECWNALAETLKANEFSLQDIAQIYLTHHHVDHVGLVDRIVSEHPIPVYAHPFSIPRLKRERDFMERRVKFFETLYKEADCGEAGQTQVRYLKNALQKNEKKAMQTDIIPFDQAQLDLEIMEVPGHAPDQVSFFHEETGWLFGGDLLIQHISSNALAEPDFEGRRQYPLLQHMDSMKAADSLQPTTVYSGHGEVIQSTSNLVQKRFQEIEDKADKLANLIAEGLTTAATLAKSYYEKRYDSQFPLVMSEILGHLDYLEAKERIEKEQKSGVWHYHLT; from the coding sequence TTGAAGATAGAGAAAAGAAACCATACGGTCTATCCCATTATCGTTCCCGTGAACTATAATCTAAAAAGCATTAATTTTTACTTATACCAATCAGATAACACGCTCACCTTGATCGACGCAGGGTTAAACAATGAAGAATGTTGGAATGCCTTAGCGGAAACTTTGAAGGCAAATGAATTTTCGCTACAAGACATAGCGCAAATCTATTTAACCCATCATCATGTTGACCACGTCGGCCTCGTCGATCGAATTGTAAGCGAGCATCCGATTCCTGTATATGCCCACCCCTTTTCCATTCCCCGTTTGAAAAGAGAACGGGATTTCATGGAGCGAAGGGTGAAATTCTTTGAAACATTATACAAGGAAGCCGATTGCGGTGAAGCCGGTCAAACCCAAGTTCGTTACTTAAAGAATGCCTTGCAAAAAAATGAAAAGAAGGCGATGCAGACGGACATTATTCCCTTCGACCAAGCGCAATTAGATCTGGAAATCATGGAAGTCCCCGGCCACGCTCCCGACCAAGTTTCATTTTTCCACGAGGAAACAGGTTGGCTGTTCGGCGGAGATTTGCTCATTCAACATATCTCCAGCAACGCGTTGGCCGAACCCGATTTCGAAGGACGAAGGCAATACCCGTTATTGCAACATATGGATTCGATGAAAGCGGCAGATTCCTTGCAACCGACGACTGTTTATTCGGGTCATGGCGAAGTCATCCAAAGCACTTCCAATTTAGTGCAAAAACGATTCCAAGAAATCGAGGACAAAGCGGATAAACTCGCGAACCTTATCGCCGAAGGATTAACGACGGCTGCTACCCTCGCAAAAAGCTATTATGAAAAAAGGTATGACAGTCAGTTTCCGCTGGTGATGTCGGAAATTCTCGGACATTTGGATTATTTGGAAGCAAAAGAACGGATTGAAAAAGAACAAAAGTCAGGGGTATGGCATTATCATTTGACGTGA
- a CDS encoding bile acid:sodium symporter family protein has product MRTLTNISHWTGKYFAPLVIVAAVFAYFFTELAVLSNAVNILLGIVMFGMGLTLKATDFSMIFKKPAHVIIGVLLQFTVMPLLALLIVWLFGFPPEIAIGIILLGSVPGGTASNVMVYLAKGDVPLSVTMTTLSTLLAPVATPLIMYGLANNWLPVDPFDLFLSITHIVLIPIILGVIFNSFFSRGVQKVTAALPLVSVTAIILIVMGVVAANAEQIIEVGLPIFAAAFLHNCGGYLLGYWIAKLLKVDPAQCRAVSIEVGMQNSGLASGLGAAHFSPLTALPGAIFSVWHNISGPILANYWNRKNSDH; this is encoded by the coding sequence TTGCGCACACTTACAAACATTAGCCACTGGACCGGCAAATACTTTGCCCCCCTTGTCATCGTGGCCGCAGTTTTTGCTTATTTTTTTACGGAATTAGCTGTCTTGTCCAATGCGGTAAATATTCTTCTCGGGATCGTTATGTTTGGCATGGGTCTAACGTTAAAGGCGACGGATTTCTCGATGATTTTTAAAAAACCCGCTCATGTCATTATTGGTGTCTTATTGCAATTTACGGTGATGCCGCTGCTTGCATTGTTGATCGTCTGGTTATTTGGTTTTCCGCCTGAAATAGCGATCGGAATTATTCTTTTGGGATCGGTGCCCGGCGGAACTGCCTCTAACGTGATGGTTTATTTGGCAAAAGGGGATGTTCCGTTATCGGTAACGATGACGACGCTCTCCACATTGCTCGCGCCGGTGGCCACTCCGTTGATCATGTACGGGCTTGCGAATAACTGGCTGCCTGTGGATCCATTTGATCTTTTTCTTTCCATTACACATATTGTCCTTATTCCGATTATTCTCGGTGTTATCTTTAATTCCTTCTTTAGCAGGGGCGTTCAAAAGGTGACAGCGGCACTTCCGCTTGTATCCGTGACAGCGATCATTCTTATCGTGATGGGGGTTGTGGCGGCAAATGCGGAACAAATCATTGAAGTTGGCCTGCCGATCTTCGCTGCAGCATTTCTTCACAATTGCGGAGGCTACTTGTTGGGCTATTGGATTGCGAAACTGTTAAAGGTTGATCCCGCGCAATGCCGAGCCGTTTCCATCGAGGTCGGCATGCAAAACTCCGGGCTCGCTTCCGGCCTCGGTGCTGCTCACTTTAGCCCTTTGACCGCTTTGCCCGGAGCAATATTTAGCGTATGGCACAATATTTCAGGTCCAATTCTTGCAAACTATTGGAACCGAAAAAATTCCGATCATTGA
- a CDS encoding hemolysin family protein, producing the protein MNIGVSVVLFVFLLVATAFFVAAEHSISRMRNTHLDALAAEGHKKATLLKKMTAHPEGYRSAAQLGIAMTTIGLGWLGAPMTETILAPLLTSLNVPTETSTLISFIIAFVFITFFYIVIGLLTPKTAAMQHSETISFAVARLLRFFYFIAYPAIVVLNGVANAFVQLFGLTPAKHLDEAHTEEELQALLTESLRHGEINQAEFGYVNNIFAFDERKANEVMVPRTDMVCIYRDEPLEAAIKKITDKRFTRYPMVGENKDDVIGFINTKEFLLVNLEREQINIDEITRPVLTVSDQTPIKRLLKKMQTEGAHLSILIDEYGGTAGMVTIEDILEEIVGDIRDEFDEGGMREIEEIAEGHFLVDGIVLIDDINTYLPEKIEEDDFDTIGGWLFSMNPNIHEGEKWEIGTMKIRVIKRDAYRYRKLEIVMEEKEEKA; encoded by the coding sequence TTGAATATTGGTGTTAGTGTCGTCTTGTTTGTTTTTTTACTCGTTGCAACAGCGTTTTTTGTGGCTGCGGAACATTCCATCTCGCGAATGCGCAACACCCATCTCGACGCACTCGCTGCTGAAGGCCACAAAAAAGCTACACTCCTAAAAAAAATGACCGCACATCCCGAAGGATATCGCTCGGCTGCTCAACTCGGAATTGCGATGACGACGATCGGCTTGGGCTGGCTAGGCGCACCTATGACCGAAACGATTTTGGCGCCGCTCCTTACCTCCTTAAACGTGCCGACGGAAACAAGCACCCTTATATCTTTTATTATCGCCTTCGTCTTTATCACTTTTTTTTACATCGTGATCGGGTTGCTGACACCCAAAACAGCTGCGATGCAACACTCGGAGACGATTAGTTTTGCTGTCGCGCGATTGCTTCGTTTTTTTTATTTCATTGCTTATCCGGCAATCGTTGTCCTTAACGGGGTGGCTAACGCTTTTGTGCAATTGTTCGGCCTGACGCCGGCGAAACATCTGGATGAAGCCCACACGGAGGAAGAATTGCAAGCACTGCTCACGGAAAGTTTGCGACACGGAGAAATCAATCAAGCCGAGTTCGGCTACGTCAATAACATTTTCGCATTCGATGAACGAAAAGCGAATGAAGTCATGGTTCCGCGTACGGATATGGTTTGCATCTATCGGGACGAACCCTTAGAAGCGGCAATAAAAAAAATTACAGATAAGCGGTTCACACGTTACCCGATGGTTGGCGAAAATAAGGATGATGTTATCGGCTTTATTAATACAAAAGAGTTTTTGCTGGTTAATTTGGAAAGAGAACAAATAAACATCGATGAGATCACACGCCCCGTCCTCACCGTTTCCGACCAAACCCCGATCAAACGGCTGTTGAAAAAAATGCAAACCGAGGGCGCACACTTAAGTATTTTAATCGATGAATACGGCGGAACGGCCGGAATGGTAACGATTGAAGACATTCTCGAAGAAATCGTCGGTGATATCCGCGATGAATTCGACGAAGGGGGAATGCGCGAAATTGAAGAGATCGCCGAAGGCCATTTCCTCGTCGACGGGATTGTACTCATCGACGATATCAACACATATCTCCCCGAGAAAATCGAGGAAGACGACTTTGATACGATCGGCGGTTGGTTGTTTTCCATGAACCCGAACATCCACGAAGGTGAAAAATGGGAAATAGGAACGATGAAAATACGCGTCATCAAGCGGGATGCGTATCGCTACCGAAAACTGGAAATTGTTATGGAAGAAAAGGAAGAGAAAGCATAG
- a CDS encoding YkuS family protein has protein sequence MARIGVEASLSDIQAALEEKGHDVVPLQQEQDAMDCDCCVTTGMDSNVMGMSDTVSQAPVVETQGLNAEQVCNEVEDRLNREE, from the coding sequence ATGGCCAGAATCGGAGTGGAAGCCTCACTATCGGATATACAGGCTGCCCTGGAAGAGAAGGGGCACGACGTCGTCCCTCTTCAACAAGAACAAGACGCCATGGATTGCGACTGCTGCGTGACCACCGGGATGGACAGCAATGTCATGGGGATGAGCGATACGGTTTCGCAAGCCCCTGTCGTTGAAACTCAAGGGTTAAACGCCGAGCAAGTATGCAATGAGGTGGAAGATCGCTTAAATCGCGAAGAATAG
- a CDS encoding 2Fe-2S iron-sulfur cluster-binding protein, translated as MPTVHVDGKHSFEVEEGKKLVLALEDNGIDILHRCGGNAKCTTCRCEVLEGELASKGEAEAAILDDKGIIDPKIRLSCQNRVYSNLTVKPVKTTATTGLEPGKRPED; from the coding sequence ATGCCAACGGTTCATGTAGATGGAAAGCATTCGTTTGAAGTGGAAGAAGGAAAAAAACTTGTACTTGCGTTGGAGGACAACGGCATTGATATTTTGCACCGATGCGGTGGGAATGCAAAGTGTACAACATGCCGGTGTGAGGTGTTGGAAGGAGAGTTAGCCTCGAAGGGGGAAGCAGAAGCGGCGATTCTTGACGATAAGGGAATCATTGATCCGAAGATTCGACTTTCTTGCCAAAACCGTGTTTATTCCAACCTTACGGTGAAACCGGTGAAAACAACGGCCACGACGGGTTTGGAACCGGGCAAGCGTCCGGAAGATTAA
- a CDS encoding mechanosensitive ion channel, translated as MNEMENMLSQLLQAVPNIITALLLLLLAWVIAKIVKGIISTVIRKIKLPEFKEQEANGSRSERNENKDSREQLAVSAGSIGYYLVFILFVPSILDALNMTSVAQPISNMMESLLLFLPNLLLAAIILIVGILIARLVRNLVQSALDTVNFDRFFDKLQSNQAERPDAAKLSTTLANIVMVIVLIPIIIIALEALSIETISEPVVVVLSTIVNIIPSLFVAIILVIAGYYIATFVARLLTGLLNRTNINRVYEAIGFGPREDQKFDLPDVLGKIVQVLIILFFTVQALEVIDLNVLNQIGNAIIIYLPMLISALLIIGLGLIAGNFLEKAIVRYTRSSFSGLIVKYTILLFAVFMTLEQLGFASSIVNIAFLLILGGLAIAFAISFGIGGRDFATRQLDKFENRLKKKDAEEEDRDS; from the coding sequence ATGAATGAAATGGAAAATATGCTTTCACAACTTTTGCAAGCCGTGCCTAATATTATAACGGCACTCTTGTTATTATTGTTGGCGTGGGTGATCGCCAAAATTGTAAAGGGCATTATTTCAACTGTGATCCGGAAAATAAAATTGCCGGAGTTTAAGGAACAAGAAGCAAATGGAAGCAGGAGCGAGCGAAATGAAAATAAAGACAGTCGTGAACAATTGGCGGTGTCCGCCGGATCGATCGGCTATTATTTAGTCTTCATCCTGTTTGTGCCCAGTATTTTGGATGCATTGAATATGACATCCGTGGCACAGCCAATCTCAAATATGATGGAGTCGTTGCTTCTATTTTTACCTAATCTGTTACTGGCGGCGATTATTTTAATCGTTGGCATTTTAATCGCCCGTTTGGTCCGCAATCTTGTGCAAAGTGCACTGGATACCGTTAATTTTGATCGTTTTTTCGATAAATTGCAATCCAATCAAGCGGAGAGACCGGACGCAGCGAAGCTTTCCACGACACTGGCAAATATCGTCATGGTGATCGTTTTAATTCCAATTATCATCATTGCCTTGGAAGCGTTAAGCATAGAAACGATTTCCGAACCGGTTGTTGTTGTGTTGAGCACGATAGTGAACATCATTCCGAGTTTGTTTGTCGCAATTATTCTTGTAATTGCCGGTTATTATATTGCTACCTTTGTCGCTCGTCTGTTAACTGGTTTATTAAATCGCACGAATATTAATCGCGTGTACGAAGCGATCGGCTTCGGTCCACGGGAGGACCAGAAATTTGATCTTCCGGATGTTCTGGGCAAAATTGTCCAAGTGTTGATCATCCTGTTCTTCACCGTTCAAGCTTTGGAAGTCATTGATTTAAATGTGCTCAATCAGATAGGAAATGCCATCATCATCTACCTGCCAATGCTCATCAGTGCACTGTTGATCATCGGGCTTGGCCTTATCGCCGGTAATTTCCTTGAAAAAGCTATTGTTCGCTATACGCGCAGCTCGTTTTCGGGGCTGATCGTAAAATATACCATCCTGCTCTTCGCCGTATTTATGACATTGGAGCAGCTCGGGTTTGCAAGCTCAATCGTAAACATTGCCTTCCTTTTGATTCTCGGCGGCTTGGCCATCGCCTTCGCGATTTCCTTCGGGATTGGCGGACGCGACTTCGCAACGAGACAGTTGGACAAGTTTGAGAACCGTTTGAAGAAAAAAGATGCTGAGGAAGAAGACCGGGATTCATAA
- a CDS encoding LCP family protein has protein sequence MKKALIIALIVVSALILVVGGFALYLYVSFSSTADDMLAPIDREGSSIRSEEINFEDNDPVSFLLLGLDAEEVDYGRADTIIVVTVNPGEQSIKMLSIPRDTNTELAGKGWNDKINHAYYYGGEKMAMDTVEHFLKVPIDYIVTVNMDGFAEMVDAIGGITVNNNLGFEYDGETFKKGELELSGKEALAFVRMRQDDPLGDSGRNDRQRQVIEGILHEGANLSSVTSIGSILDAIGKNVQTNMEFQDMIDMQSYESGIHDLEQLTLSGEHGRLDGVYYYVVDELDKERVSNTLQRHLELE, from the coding sequence ATGAAAAAAGCGCTGATCATCGCTCTGATCGTTGTTTCCGCTCTTATTTTGGTTGTAGGCGGCTTCGCGCTTTATCTTTATGTTTCGTTTTCATCGACAGCTGATGATATGCTTGCGCCGATTGACCGTGAAGGTTCAAGTATCCGCTCCGAAGAGATTAATTTTGAAGATAACGATCCTGTTTCTTTTTTATTGCTCGGCTTGGACGCTGAAGAGGTGGATTACGGACGAGCGGATACAATCATCGTTGTAACCGTGAACCCCGGCGAGCAGTCCATTAAGATGCTCAGCATTCCTCGCGATACAAATACAGAACTCGCCGGAAAAGGTTGGAATGATAAAATCAACCATGCCTATTATTACGGCGGAGAAAAGATGGCGATGGACACGGTAGAACATTTTTTGAAGGTGCCCATCGATTATATCGTTACGGTCAATATGGATGGATTTGCAGAAATGGTCGACGCGATTGGCGGCATTACCGTCAACAATAATCTGGGATTCGAATATGACGGAGAAACGTTTAAAAAAGGAGAATTGGAATTAAGCGGAAAAGAAGCCCTTGCATTCGTACGCATGCGACAAGACGACCCTCTCGGGGACTCGGGGAGGAATGACCGCCAACGCCAAGTCATCGAAGGCATCCTGCACGAAGGGGCCAACCTGTCATCCGTCACAAGCATCGGATCCATTCTTGATGCGATTGGCAAAAATGTACAGACAAACATGGAGTTTCAGGATATGATCGACATGCAAAGCTATGAATCCGGCATTCACGATCTTGAACAACTTACCCTAAGCGGCGAACATGGACGTTTGGACGGTGTGTACTATTATGTCGTCGATGAGCTGGATAAGGAACGTGTATCAAATACGCTACAGAGACATTTGGAACTTGAATAG